A region from the Benincasa hispida cultivar B227 chromosome 12, ASM972705v1, whole genome shotgun sequence genome encodes:
- the LOC120068087 gene encoding pentatricopeptide repeat-containing protein At1g62914, mitochondrial-like, producing MVFVHITATRTSCITCSFAGKVQYRDFVLRLASDVPIELQNRLCKDGWEDEAIELFKEMKAQGMIPNIISYTSLIHAFCYCGKWEEAKCLFNERVDQGVRSNAITFSVLIDMLGKADKVIEVKNLLEMMIQRGHSGIAEG from the exons ATGGTCTTCGTTCATATCACGGCCACCCGAACCAGTTGCATCACTTGCAGTTTTGCTGGAAAAGTTCAATACAGGGATTTCGTTTTAAGGCTGGCTTCCGATGTTCCTATAGAATTGCAAAACAG GCTTTGTAAGGATGGATGGGAAGATGAGGCAATAGAACTTTTCAAGGAAATGAAAGCTCAGGGAATGATTCCCAATATCATTTCTTATACCTCCTTGATTCATGCATTTTGCTATTGTGGAAAGTGGGAGGAGGCTAAATGTTTGTTCAATGAAAGGGTGGATCAAGGTGTTCGATCAAATGCGATCACATTTAGTGTGTTGATTGATATGCTTGGCAAGGCAGATAAGGTTATTGAGGTTAAGAATTTGCTAGAGATGATGATTCAGAGAG gacattCAGGCATAGCAGAAGGCTGA
- the LOC120068520 gene encoding expansin-A13 isoform X1 gives MSPCLPLHFLFTVAALLTSPVTSHFSSTTSSPSPDSAPSLSDWRSARATYYAASDPRDAVGGACGYGDLVKAGYGMATVGLSESLFERGQICGACFQLRCVEDLRWCIPGTSIIVTVTNFCAPNYGFTAEGGGHCNPPNKHFVLPIEAFEKIAIWKAGNMPVQYRRIKCRKEGGIRYTVSGYGIYLSVLISNVAGAGDVSAVKIKGSRTGWLPMGRNWGQNWHINADLNHQALSFEVTSSDGVTITSYNVAPKDWNFGQTFEGKQFQS, from the exons ATGTCGCCATGTCTTCCACTTCACTTCCTCTTCACTGTTGCAGCACTTCTCACATCTCCAGTCACCTCCCATTTCTCTTCTACGACCTCCTCGCCGTCGCCGGACTCCGCCCCGTCGCTCTCCGACTGGAGATCTGCTCGTGCCACCTACTACGCCGCCTCCGACCCTCGCGATGCGGTGGGCGGAGCCTGTGGTTATGGCGATTTAGTGAAGGCAGGCTATGGCATGGCGACTGTGGGACTCAGCGAGTCGCTATTTGAACGCGGACAGATCTGTGGTGCCTGCTTTCAGCTCCGGTGTGTAGAGGACCTCCGGTGGTGTATTCCTGGTACCTCTATCATTGTCACTGTTACTAATTTCTGTGCGCCTAATTATGGCTTCACGGCTGAGGGTGGAGGACATTGTAACCCTCCTAATAAGCATTTTGTTCTCCCTATTGAGGCGTTTGAGAAGATCGCTATCTGGAAGGCGGGAAACATGCCTGTTCAGTATCGGAG GATCAAATGCCGAAAGGAAGGAGGTATTCGATACACAGTTTCTGGGTACGGCATCTACCTCTCAGTATTGATAAGTAACGTTGCAGGCGCTGGAGATGTGAGTGCTGTAAAGATCAAGGGGTCGAGAACCGGTTGGCTTCCGATGGGTCGTAATTGGGGGCAGAACTGGCACATTAATGCTGATTTGAACCATCAAGCCCTTTCCTTCGAAGTCACTAGCAGTGATGGAGTAACAATTACGTCTTACAATGTTGCTCCAAAGGATTGGAATTTTGGGCAGACTTTTGAAGGCAAGCAATTTCAATCTTGA
- the LOC120068520 gene encoding expansin-A13 isoform X2 translates to MSPCLPLHFLFTVAALLTSPVTSHFSSTTSSPSPDSAPSLSDWRSARATYYAASDPRDAVGGACGYGDLVKAGYGMATVGLSESLFERGQICGACFQLRCVEDLRWCIPGTSIIVTVTNFCAPNYGFTAEGGGHCNPPNKHFVLPIEAFEKIAIWKAGNMPVQYRSVCCCLLTVDSFEIIFPLFSISVVGLPLFRSFGPTSLWPYVQKEAKVLFKIQL, encoded by the exons ATGTCGCCATGTCTTCCACTTCACTTCCTCTTCACTGTTGCAGCACTTCTCACATCTCCAGTCACCTCCCATTTCTCTTCTACGACCTCCTCGCCGTCGCCGGACTCCGCCCCGTCGCTCTCCGACTGGAGATCTGCTCGTGCCACCTACTACGCCGCCTCCGACCCTCGCGATGCGGTGGGCGGAGCCTGTGGTTATGGCGATTTAGTGAAGGCAGGCTATGGCATGGCGACTGTGGGACTCAGCGAGTCGCTATTTGAACGCGGACAGATCTGTGGTGCCTGCTTTCAGCTCCGGTGTGTAGAGGACCTCCGGTGGTGTATTCCTGGTACCTCTATCATTGTCACTGTTACTAATTTCTGTGCGCCTAATTATGGCTTCACGGCTGAGGGTGGAGGACATTGTAACCCTCCTAATAAGCATTTTGTTCTCCCTATTGAGGCGTTTGAGAAGATCGCTATCTGGAAGGCGGGAAACATGCCTGTTCAGTATCGGAG TGTATGTTGCTGTCTGCTGACTGTTGACTCTTTCGAGATTATATTCCCTCTATTTTCAATTTCAGTGGTGGGCCTTCCATTATTTAGATCTTTTGGACCAACCTCTTTATGGCCTTATGTTCAAAAGGAAGCTAAAGTtctattcaaaattcaattgtaG